The following coding sequences are from one Haliotis asinina isolate JCU_RB_2024 chromosome 3, JCU_Hal_asi_v2, whole genome shotgun sequence window:
- the LOC137277198 gene encoding uncharacterized protein → MDLSTQLDSESTSDTVHSLPGRVDPSSSKPTNPRSLDPSSIGFGSLITRQQLAALHEQSVSPSSLFGKNTQSTTILTSMVSPVSEAVHATHHPDTIPTSALASKHAIYRGQTIDGNSKDSVPHFEITSSSTTDSCDLLSRTSGSVSYTVDVDSGGTGVYSEITSSSTTGNGDLLPRISEPVSHTTDGNTRDTRVYSEITSSSTRDSGDLLPRTSGSVSPSCAESPTDMTTAPVTSRASSETFTSPMSSRSYIYTCSPNYSEDEASSCPCLRLLTNALTSSCQATPGTSVVLTCRTGWDFTGGQNITTVLCRDGMWTPEPQHCVPGGSSI, encoded by the exons ATGGATTTGTCAACACAGTTGGATTCTGAATCAACATCAGATACGGTCCATAGTCTCCCGGGTCGGGTAGATCCAAGCAGTAGTAAACCAACAAATCCTCGGTCTTTAGATCCGTCCAGTATAGGCTTCGGCTCACTAATTACAAGGCAACAGTTGGCAGCTTTACATGAACAGTCAGTAAGTCCTTCCTCGCTCTTCGGTAAGAATACTCAATCAACCACGATACTGACATCCATGGTCAGTCCTGTCTCAGAGGCTGTTCACGCCACACACCACCCAGACACAATACCGACATCTGCATTGGCCTCCAAACATGCCATCTATAGAGGCCAAACTATAGATGGTAACTCTAAAGACTCTGTACCCCACTTTGAGATCACCAGCTCCAGTACAACAGACAGTTGCGATCTACTTTCCAGGACATCGGGATCTGTCAGCTATACTGTAGATGTTGATTCGGGAGGCACTGGAGTCTACTCTGAAATCACTAGCTCTAGCACAACAGGCAATGGCGATCTGCTTCCCAGAATATCAGAACCAGTCAGCCACACTACAGATGGAAACACTAGAGACACTAGAGTCTACTCTGAGATCACCAGCTCCAGTACAAGAGACAGTGGCGATCTACTTCCCAGGACATCGGGATCTGTCAGCCCATCGTGCGCCGAGTCCCCCACTGACATGACGACTGCTCCTGTGACATCACGAGCTTCCTCTGAGACTTTCACATCTCCAATGTCTTCCCGCtcctacatatatacatgtagccCCAACTATTCTGAAGATGAAG CCAGCAGCTGCCCTTGTTTGAGGCTGCTGACCAACGCCTTGACCTCCAGTTGCCAGGCTACTCCAGGAACATCAGTTGTCCTGACCTGCAGGACGGGCTGGGACTTCACTGGGGGACAAAACATCACCACCGTACTGTGTAGAGATGGGATGTGGACTCCAGAACCACAGCACTGTGTTCCAGGTGGGTCTTCCATATGA